A region of the Oculatellaceae cyanobacterium genome:
AACGCAAATGTAAATTATTATTAGGACGTTGGAAAAAAAGCAGCAGGTGAAATATTAAACTTTTTGGATAGTTCTTGGATATGTCTAACTGTCAGTTTTCGCCGATTATTAAGTACATCCGAAACAATTGACTCAGTTTTAAATATAGTCACAAGGTCTTTTTGATGCAGACCTAATTCTTTTATTAGATACTTGAGTAATTCTACCCCATAAATATCAGGAATTGGTGACTGCTTTTGTTCGTATTCGTAAACTAATGTACCTAAAAGATTGAGATAATCTTTTTCATCCTGTGTTAAAGCACTTCTGTCAATTAGAGAATCAATAACGTCTTGTGTAGCCGATAAGTCCTCCTCGGATTTAATAGGTCTTGGAGGAAAGGTGTTAAGTAAATCAATGTATTTATAGTTATTTGAACCAAGGATCATTTTTCCATTTGTCCGTATCATATTCTGTATGTGTTAAAACTGCGCGAATAAATACTTTTCTATATTCATAGTCGATGTAAGCAATTAAACGGTATTTATTCCCACCAATATTAAAGACAGTGAGATTTTCTACAAAATCAGCATTTGAAAAAGTTTCACGCAGTTGAGCAGGATTTTCCCACTCCGCTAAGGATGTAATTTTACTCCATGCTGTTAAAGCAGTTTGGGAATCAGGATATTTACTGTAAAACTCTTTTAGTCTTTTTGTAGTGATAATGTGAAACATTTTGATTTACAGCTACATTTTTATCTTACCATTAACTTCGCATTTTGCGAAACCTCCCCTCATGAAAGTAAAAACTAATATGATCGAGCCATAAACATTAGTGCATAAACTTATTCGCTAGATAAGATCATGGTGCGATTAAAACTTTGGCAGTGGATCGTTTTGGCGCTTCCTGTTGCGTCAATCATCGGTTTTTTGTTGGTAGCGGCTGGATTACAAATTCACGAATGGCGGATTAATTGGATTTGGGGTATATTCACTTTTATCTTTTTAGGTTGGCGTTGGTTGCTGGTGAAATGGACTCAACCTATGGTTGATGAGATGGAATCTGTAATCGCGCAGGTGAGTAAAGATTTAGAATCTGCTTCAGGGGATGCGAAACTGCAAG
Encoded here:
- a CDS encoding type II toxin-antitoxin system HigB family toxin, giving the protein MFHIITTKRLKEFYSKYPDSQTALTAWSKITSLAEWENPAQLRETFSNADFVENLTVFNIGGNKYRLIAYIDYEYRKVFIRAVLTHTEYDTDKWKNDPWFK